One region of Peribacillus simplex genomic DNA includes:
- a CDS encoding ABC-F family ATP-binding cassette domain-containing protein yields MKVFSMEHVMKTQGEKLLFKDVSFSITEGEKIGIVGINGTGKSTLLNIIAGLEDSDLGTKDHPNDYTISYLSQDPQFDEKLTIMEYMYESSTPVFSLIKEYEKTLVQLQVDPQNSAIQDRLLKQQQDMDTLGAWDTSANARTILTKLGLPDHSRKLGEMSGGQKKRAALAKTLIETPDLLILDEPTNHLDFESITWLEEYLGKYQKSVLFVTHDRYFLDRVSNKIWEIAQTKLFEYKGNYADYLESKAIREENESTERTKKESLFKKELAWIRKGAKARTTKQKARIQRFETLESGVKDKQKTESLEMELSGARLGKKVLEMQDVSKSFGDQSIINHFSFLFKPGDRIGIVGNNGSGKSTLLNILAGRESIDDGNLEIGQTVKIGYYTQESVDMDENLRMIEYIRETADSIALKDGSYISAAQMLERFLFPMGSHGTPIRKLSGGEKRRLYLLNILMSAPNVLLLDEPTNDLDTQTLTVLEDYLETFSGVVITVSHDRYFLDKTCHQLLVFKNKGEIDFYYGNYSEFLEEKTEEAVPVKTPEPPLNRTEKKKKKLTYAESKEWEEIEGNMERAELRLKDITSEMSAAGSDFEQVRLLLEEEKGLTDKLEHLMERWTYLAEKLEEE; encoded by the coding sequence ATGAAAGTTTTTAGCATGGAACATGTAATGAAAACCCAAGGGGAAAAGCTTCTTTTTAAAGATGTATCTTTTTCCATTACCGAAGGGGAAAAAATCGGGATCGTTGGTATAAACGGCACCGGTAAATCGACATTATTGAATATCATTGCAGGATTGGAAGACAGTGATTTAGGAACGAAGGATCATCCGAATGATTACACGATTTCCTACCTATCCCAAGATCCGCAATTTGATGAGAAATTGACGATCATGGAATATATGTATGAAAGTTCAACGCCTGTATTTTCATTGATTAAGGAGTATGAAAAGACGCTCGTCCAACTCCAGGTAGATCCACAGAATAGTGCAATACAGGACCGTTTGTTAAAACAGCAACAGGATATGGACACGCTTGGCGCCTGGGATACAAGTGCCAATGCCAGAACGATACTGACCAAGCTGGGCCTTCCTGATCACTCAAGGAAATTGGGGGAAATGTCAGGCGGCCAAAAAAAGCGGGCGGCACTGGCAAAAACCTTGATTGAGACTCCGGATTTACTGATTTTGGATGAGCCTACGAACCATCTTGATTTTGAAAGCATTACCTGGCTTGAAGAATATTTGGGAAAATATCAAAAGTCCGTTTTATTTGTAACACATGATCGATATTTCTTAGATCGGGTTTCTAATAAGATTTGGGAAATTGCCCAAACGAAGCTCTTCGAATACAAAGGAAACTATGCAGACTATTTAGAATCAAAGGCCATTCGTGAAGAGAATGAATCGACGGAAAGAACGAAAAAAGAAAGTCTATTCAAAAAAGAACTGGCCTGGATCCGTAAAGGTGCCAAGGCCCGTACAACGAAACAAAAGGCCAGAATCCAACGCTTCGAAACATTGGAATCAGGTGTAAAGGATAAGCAGAAAACCGAGAGCCTGGAAATGGAATTAAGCGGTGCCCGTTTAGGGAAAAAGGTACTGGAGATGCAGGATGTCTCTAAATCTTTCGGGGATCAGTCCATCATCAACCATTTTTCCTTCCTCTTCAAACCAGGTGATAGGATTGGAATTGTTGGTAATAATGGCAGTGGAAAGTCCACCTTGTTAAATATTTTGGCCGGACGGGAATCTATAGATGATGGAAATCTGGAAATAGGGCAAACCGTGAAAATAGGGTACTATACGCAAGAAAGCGTCGATATGGACGAGAATCTGCGCATGATAGAGTATATTCGGGAAACGGCGGATTCAATCGCCCTTAAAGATGGTAGCTACATATCAGCTGCCCAGATGCTTGAAAGGTTCTTGTTTCCAATGGGCTCGCATGGGACGCCGATTCGCAAGCTGTCCGGAGGGGAGAAAAGGCGTTTATATCTCCTTAACATATTGATGTCGGCACCTAATGTCCTGCTTTTGGATGAACCGACGAATGATTTGGACACGCAAACCTTGACCGTTCTTGAGGATTATTTAGAAACATTTTCAGGTGTAGTCATTACCGTATCACATGATAGGTATTTCCTGGATAAAACGTGCCATCAGCTCCTTGTCTTCAAGAATAAAGGTGAAATTGATTTCTATTACGGTAATTACTCGGAGTTCTTGGAGGAAAAGACGGAAGAGGCCGTACCAGTGAAAACACCAGAACCTCCACTCAATCGCACAGAAAAGAAAAAGAAAAAACTAACATATGCGGAAAGTAAGGAATGGGAAGAGATAGAAGGGAACATGGAACGGGCCGAGCTGCGTCTGAAAGACATCACGTCTGAAATGTCAGCTGCGGGAAGCGATTTTGAACAAGTCCGCCTGTTACTTGAAGAAGAAAAGGGACTAACGGATAAATTAGAGCATTTGATGGAAAGATGGACGTATTTAGCGGAAAAATTGGAAGAGGAATGA
- a CDS encoding class I SAM-dependent methyltransferase, whose protein sequence is MFVTTVGRADKETMILAERLAEDLQIPFIARRKRSVRAIQSEHEEDDCLVFGKKRMELYRYQEKEPFFFHPNLAMIRLKRIIRGESDPFLIAGDINEGNSVLDCTLGLGSDAIVASFAVGEHGQVVALEGNQYLALLVEHGMKTWENAEETMISAMRRIEVIQADHYEILKSMPDNHFDVVYFDPMFEETIQESNGIKGLTHFAEGKDLSMEIMKEAKRVARKRVVLKDHFRSSRFEEFGFEVVKRKTSKFHFGFISIL, encoded by the coding sequence ATGTTTGTCACTACAGTAGGAAGAGCCGATAAAGAAACGATGATATTAGCCGAAAGGTTAGCTGAAGATTTACAGATCCCCTTTATAGCGCGAAGAAAACGATCGGTGAGAGCTATCCAATCGGAACATGAAGAGGATGATTGCCTCGTTTTTGGAAAAAAGCGGATGGAGTTATATCGGTACCAAGAAAAAGAACCATTCTTTTTTCACCCTAACCTTGCAATGATCCGTTTAAAAAGAATAATTCGGGGCGAAAGTGATCCATTTCTCATTGCCGGAGATATAAATGAAGGGAATTCCGTGCTTGATTGTACATTGGGCTTGGGCTCTGATGCGATTGTCGCAAGTTTCGCGGTGGGTGAACATGGACAGGTTGTTGCATTGGAAGGAAATCAATATTTGGCCTTGCTCGTGGAACATGGTATGAAGACATGGGAGAATGCAGAAGAAACGATGATTTCTGCGATGAGAAGAATAGAGGTCATTCAAGCGGATCATTACGAAATATTGAAATCAATGCCGGATAATCATTTTGATGTCGTATATTTCGATCCCATGTTTGAGGAAACGATTCAGGAATCAAATGGAATCAAAGGATTGACTCATTTTGCGGAAGGTAAGGATTTATCAATGGAAATAATGAAAGAAGCCAAGCGGGTTGCGCGAAAGCGAGTCGTGTTGAAAGACCATTTTCGCAGCTCCCGCTTCGAGGAATTTGGGTTTGAGGTAGTAAAGAGAAAAACATCCAAATTTCATTTTGGCTTCATTTCCATTCTGTGA
- the metA gene encoding homoserine O-acetyltransferase MetA: MPIRIPEQLPAKEILEQENIFVMDEDRATNQEIRPLNILILNLMPEKEKTEAQLLRFLGNTPIQVNISFLRLSTHESKNTSKFHLDQFYKSFNDIRTKKYDGLIITGAPVEKLEFSDVNYWEELQDIMNWSTENVTSTLHICWGAQAALYHHYGIGKHELPVKCFGIYTHEVLEPTENLVRGFDDYFMAPHSRYTDIDYQKLVNRPELKVLAQSDQAGVLIAASVDGKRIMVTGHFEYDADTLGEEYKRDRERGINTQLPENYFPDNDPTKVPLHRWKSHCSLMFSNWLNYYVYQSTPYEWD; this comes from the coding sequence ATGCCAATCAGAATTCCGGAACAACTGCCAGCTAAAGAAATTTTAGAACAGGAAAATATCTTCGTTATGGATGAGGATAGAGCTACCAATCAGGAAATCCGTCCATTGAATATATTAATTTTAAACCTTATGCCAGAGAAAGAAAAAACAGAGGCTCAGTTACTGCGCTTTCTTGGCAATACTCCCATTCAAGTAAACATATCATTCCTGCGTTTGAGCACACATGAATCAAAAAACACTAGTAAATTTCATTTAGATCAGTTTTATAAATCATTTAATGATATTCGCACGAAGAAATATGACGGCTTGATCATTACGGGCGCTCCAGTCGAGAAGCTGGAATTTTCAGACGTTAATTATTGGGAAGAACTGCAGGATATCATGAATTGGTCAACAGAAAATGTCACATCCACCCTACATATCTGTTGGGGAGCTCAAGCAGCCCTATACCATCATTATGGAATAGGCAAACATGAACTGCCAGTGAAATGCTTCGGCATATACACTCATGAGGTACTTGAACCAACTGAAAATCTAGTCCGCGGATTCGATGACTATTTTATGGCCCCTCATTCGCGCTATACGGATATTGACTATCAAAAATTAGTTAACCGTCCAGAATTGAAGGTTCTGGCACAGTCCGATCAAGCTGGGGTATTGATAGCTGCTTCAGTTGATGGAAAAAGAATCATGGTGACCGGCCATTTCGAGTATGATGCCGATACCCTCGGTGAAGAATATAAGCGTGATAGGGAGCGTGGGATCAATACGCAACTCCCTGAAAATTACTTTCCTGATAACGATCCGACCAAGGTACCCCTTCACCGCTGGAAGAGCCATTGCAGTCTGATGTTCTCGAATTGGCTGAACTATTATGTTTACCAATCAACCCCATATGAGTGGGATTGA
- a CDS encoding conserved virulence factor C family protein has product MKIKSIEPTPSPNTMKINLTEELLAGKSNNYKKDQAEQAPQLIKDLFKIDGVKGVYHVADFLAVERNAKYDWKDILVQIRQVFGEKTEEQSQQTVLNEHYGEVAVAIQQFKGIPMQIKASDSQHEKRFALPEYFIKGIAAAQKEDDNVVMLRKWKDYGVRYGDMEDIVKEVSDELIAAYPEERINRLVAAAKEMVDTKETFLKRPKIKLTAEMLNDESWEKRYQALEQMEDPTVGDIPVLDMALSDSKVSIRRLAVVYLGMIEDRKVLPSLYKAMKDKSAAVRRTAGDCLSDLGFEEAMGEMSQALSDKNKLVRWRAAMFLYEAGNETTLPLLKQAEQDPEFEVALQVKMAIDRIENGEEAKGSVWKQMTESRLANEK; this is encoded by the coding sequence TTGAAAATCAAATCAATAGAACCTACACCAAGTCCGAATACAATGAAAATCAATTTAACTGAAGAGTTATTAGCAGGTAAAAGTAATAACTATAAGAAGGACCAAGCTGAACAAGCACCGCAGCTGATTAAAGATTTATTTAAGATTGATGGGGTGAAAGGGGTATATCATGTTGCGGATTTCTTAGCGGTTGAGCGCAATGCGAAATATGATTGGAAAGATATCTTGGTCCAAATCCGTCAGGTGTTCGGGGAAAAAACCGAAGAACAAAGTCAACAAACGGTTTTAAATGAACATTACGGTGAAGTAGCGGTTGCCATTCAACAATTCAAAGGCATTCCGATGCAAATTAAAGCAAGTGATAGCCAACACGAAAAACGTTTTGCCTTACCGGAATATTTCATAAAGGGCATTGCCGCAGCCCAAAAAGAAGATGATAATGTAGTCATGCTTCGAAAATGGAAGGATTATGGCGTAAGATATGGTGATATGGAAGATATCGTGAAGGAAGTATCGGATGAGCTGATTGCAGCATATCCGGAAGAACGAATTAATCGGCTAGTAGCTGCTGCTAAAGAAATGGTGGATACAAAAGAAACATTCTTGAAACGGCCAAAAATTAAACTGACTGCAGAAATGCTGAATGACGAAAGTTGGGAAAAGCGATATCAGGCTTTAGAACAAATGGAAGATCCAACTGTGGGTGATATTCCAGTATTGGACATGGCACTTTCCGACAGTAAAGTCTCCATTCGAAGGCTCGCGGTTGTATACTTGGGTATGATCGAAGATAGAAAAGTGCTTCCGAGCTTGTACAAAGCAATGAAAGATAAAAGTGCAGCAGTAAGACGAACGGCTGGTGACTGTTTATCCGATCTGGGCTTTGAAGAAGCGATGGGAGAAATGTCGCAAGCACTATCGGATAAAAATAAATTGGTTAGATGGAGGGCGGCGATGTTTTTATATGAAGCTGGAAATGAAACGACCCTTCCTCTTCTAAAGCAAGCGGAACAGGACCCTGAATTCGAAGTGGCCCTACAGGTCAAGATGGCCATTGATCGTATAGAAAATGGGGAAGAAGCAAAAGGTTCAGTTTGGAAGCAAATGACAGAATCAAGGCTAGCGAATGAAAAGTGA
- a CDS encoding HD domain-containing protein translates to MNQTMIDLTEKYVYDQLKSDASGHDWFHIDRVRKLALHIAKEERKGNEFIIELAALLHDIPDDKLNRDADEGSKKLDEWFDEIKLEIDSVNAIKQIINTISYSSGQLKLPSIEAEIVQDADRLDAIGAIGIARTFAFGGKKGQPMFDPSLSIRGNMTKEEYRTGKSSSIHHFYEKLLRLQDMLNTCTAKRIASERHEYMVRFLEEFNKEWDVRL, encoded by the coding sequence ATGAATCAAACGATGATTGATTTAACGGAGAAGTATGTATATGACCAATTGAAATCTGATGCCAGCGGCCATGATTGGTTCCATATCGATCGGGTTCGTAAGCTGGCTTTACATATTGCAAAAGAAGAACGCAAAGGGAATGAGTTTATCATTGAATTGGCGGCACTGCTTCATGATATCCCGGATGATAAATTAAACCGGGATGCTGATGAGGGATCGAAAAAGCTGGACGAATGGTTTGATGAAATAAAATTGGAAATTGATAGCGTGAATGCCATTAAGCAGATCATCAACACAATTTCCTATAGTTCCGGGCAGTTGAAGCTTCCTTCCATCGAGGCTGAAATCGTTCAGGATGCGGACCGCTTGGATGCAATTGGCGCCATAGGGATAGCAAGGACATTTGCATTTGGAGGGAAAAAGGGACAACCCATGTTTGATCCTTCATTGTCAATAAGGGGAAATATGACAAAAGAGGAATACAGGACGGGGAAAAGCTCTTCCATTCATCACTTTTATGAAAAACTATTACGTTTGCAAGATATGCTCAATACTTGTACAGCCAAGAGGATTGCAAGTGAAAGGCATGAATATATGGTTAGATTTTTAGAGGAATTTAATAAGGAATGGGATGTACGATTATGA
- a CDS encoding DegV family protein encodes MERIAWVTDSTGTLDEELSLNEHVYVVPMIVIIDGKEYEDGIDLSPGELYRRMSEEKKNATTSQPSVGTFQELYKKLEKRYDRIIAVHLSSELSGTVSASRQAAQMVTIPVDVFDTLLISFPMLLIMKRLMHYIDNGHSVNEAFVKTRIYADNHETYVLIGSLDQLHRSGRLSNAQYILGSLLSFKPIISIENGLLHTKSKPRNLKKAEKQIFTDFRRSVEAGKVKECTILYGAVSEQSQRWKKMISEEFPHVLTHVSPLGSAIGVHTGEQTIGLSWFTED; translated from the coding sequence ATGGAACGAATTGCATGGGTAACGGATAGCACAGGAACTTTAGATGAAGAATTATCATTGAATGAACATGTTTACGTCGTTCCGATGATCGTTATCATCGATGGGAAGGAATATGAAGATGGTATCGACCTATCACCTGGGGAATTATACCGAAGAATGAGTGAGGAAAAGAAAAACGCGACTACATCACAGCCCTCGGTCGGTACATTCCAAGAGTTATATAAGAAGCTTGAAAAACGTTATGATCGAATCATTGCGGTTCATCTTTCAAGTGAATTGAGCGGGACCGTTTCCGCGAGCAGGCAAGCTGCACAAATGGTTACGATCCCCGTTGACGTTTTTGATACTCTGCTTATTTCCTTTCCAATGCTTTTAATAATGAAACGGCTCATGCATTATATTGATAATGGCCATTCCGTCAATGAGGCCTTCGTTAAAACGAGAATATATGCGGATAATCATGAAACCTATGTATTAATAGGTTCTTTGGATCAGCTGCATCGCAGTGGAAGGTTATCGAACGCACAGTATATTTTAGGAAGCCTATTGAGCTTTAAACCCATCATTTCAATCGAAAATGGCTTGCTTCATACTAAATCTAAACCCCGGAACCTTAAAAAAGCGGAAAAACAGATCTTCACTGATTTTCGCAGATCAGTCGAAGCAGGTAAAGTAAAAGAATGCACCATATTATATGGAGCTGTGTCGGAGCAGTCACAAAGATGGAAAAAGATGATTTCTGAAGAATTTCCTCATGTGTTGACACATGTATCCCCACTGGGCAGTGCAATCGGGGTGCATACCGGTGAACAGACGATTGGACTCAGTTGGTTCACTGAAGATTAA
- the ilvD gene encoding dihydroxy-acid dehydratase, whose protein sequence is MSTSNMRSDMITKGVDRAPHRSLLRAAGVKEEDFGKPFIAVCNSYIDIVPGHVHLQEFGKIVKEAIREAGGVPFEFNTIGVDDGIAMGHIGMRYSLPSREIIADSVETVVSAHWFDGMVCIPNCDKITPGMMMGALRVNIPTIFVSGGPMKAGKDKNGKSLSLTSVFEGVGAYQAGTINEEELEEIEQVACPTCGSCSGMFTANSMNCLAEGLGLALPGNGTILAVAEERKEFVKKSAKQLMEIIKQDIKPRDIVTIDAIDNAFALDMAMGGSTNTVLHTLALAHEAGFEYPMERINEIANRVPHLAKIAPASDYHIEDVHNAGGVSAVINELLKKPGAFNGDCLSVSGKTLRENVAGCEILDKDVIHPLDNPHSERGGLAVLFGNLAPQGSIIKVGAVDESVGGYHRGPAICFDSQEDALSGIITGKVKEGDVVVIRYEGPKGGPGMPEMLAPTSQIVGRGLGAKVGLITDGRFSGASRGISIGHISPEAAEGGPIAFVEDGDIIELDLNNRKIELEISDEEFEKRKANWKGFESKVRTGYLARYSKLVTNASSGGVMKV, encoded by the coding sequence ATGTCTACATCAAATATGAGAAGTGACATGATTACAAAAGGGGTCGATCGAGCTCCACATAGAAGTCTGTTGCGGGCAGCAGGGGTTAAAGAAGAAGATTTCGGTAAACCGTTCATCGCGGTTTGTAATTCATACATCGATATCGTTCCAGGTCATGTCCACCTTCAGGAATTCGGAAAAATAGTGAAGGAAGCGATTCGCGAAGCAGGCGGTGTTCCTTTCGAATTTAATACGATCGGGGTAGACGATGGAATTGCAATGGGTCATATTGGTATGCGCTATTCCTTGCCAAGCCGTGAAATCATCGCAGATTCCGTGGAAACTGTTGTATCGGCACATTGGTTTGACGGTATGGTGTGCATTCCAAACTGTGACAAGATAACGCCGGGAATGATGATGGGAGCACTTCGTGTCAATATTCCTACAATATTCGTAAGCGGCGGACCGATGAAGGCAGGTAAAGATAAAAATGGTAAATCTCTTTCATTAACATCCGTTTTTGAAGGGGTGGGCGCCTATCAAGCTGGTACTATCAATGAAGAAGAACTGGAGGAAATCGAACAAGTTGCATGCCCCACTTGCGGTTCTTGTTCAGGAATGTTCACTGCAAATTCCATGAACTGTCTGGCAGAAGGTTTAGGACTTGCGCTTCCGGGAAATGGTACGATTTTGGCGGTAGCTGAAGAACGCAAAGAATTCGTTAAGAAATCCGCTAAACAGTTGATGGAGATAATCAAACAGGATATCAAGCCTCGTGATATCGTGACGATTGATGCAATTGATAACGCATTTGCATTGGATATGGCGATGGGCGGTTCGACGAACACCGTGCTTCATACGCTTGCATTGGCACATGAAGCAGGTTTTGAATATCCGATGGAACGCATAAATGAAATAGCTAACCGCGTACCGCATCTAGCGAAAATTGCACCGGCATCCGATTATCATATTGAAGATGTACATAATGCCGGAGGTGTAAGTGCCGTCATTAATGAGTTACTCAAAAAACCAGGCGCTTTTAACGGTGACTGCCTTTCCGTTTCAGGTAAAACGCTCCGCGAAAATGTTGCCGGTTGTGAAATTTTGGATAAGGATGTTATCCATCCGTTAGATAATCCGCATTCCGAGCGTGGAGGACTTGCGGTATTGTTTGGCAACCTTGCTCCTCAAGGCTCCATCATAAAAGTGGGAGCAGTTGACGAATCAGTTGGTGGCTACCATAGGGGTCCTGCCATTTGTTTCGATTCCCAAGAAGATGCACTTTCCGGAATCATTACTGGAAAAGTAAAAGAAGGGGATGTAGTGGTCATTCGTTACGAAGGACCTAAAGGGGGGCCGGGTATGCCGGAAATGTTGGCACCAACTTCCCAAATTGTCGGGAGGGGACTTGGAGCCAAAGTCGGTTTGATCACTGATGGCCGCTTTTCAGGCGCATCTCGCGGCATCAGCATTGGTCATATATCCCCCGAAGCAGCTGAGGGAGGCCCAATCGCTTTCGTGGAAGATGGAGATATCATCGAGTTGGATTTGAACAATCGTAAAATCGAATTGGAAATTTCCGATGAAGAATTCGAAAAACGTAAAGCAAATTGGAAAGGCTTCGAATCAAAAGTTAGAACAGGCTATTTAGCACGTTATTCCAAACTTGTGACGAATGCCAGCTCAGGCGGAGTGATGAAAGTTTAA
- the ggt gene encoding gamma-glutamyltransferase — protein MENNNENTKDKDYKRETATGKAGMVVTAHPVATSIGEKILREGGNAVDAAVAIQFALNIVEPMMTGIGGSGFLMVYNAKDKDTKIFDGHVRAPKAAHPDMFLNEKGEVIPFKERSIKATAVGVPGILKAMDKALNEYGSKPLADLIEPSIEFAEKGVPVNWVLCDALKNFEYRLGEEARKFFMPNGKPYQDGDLLIKEKLANTYRILQREGISAFYEGEIGEGIISCIQELGGFMELSDLKDYEATIDEPMYGTYKDYRIASSMAPSAGGFTVIQILKILESFQIEQYDVRSWEKYYLIAEAMRLSFTDKKAFLADPEFAELPLAGLMHDEYIAKRRSFINFKARNNAIDFGNPWIYDSVKEREIIPQPNDEDISETTHFTVRDRWGNIAACTSTVEHPFGSGIMVSDYGFMLNNELTDFDSIPGGMNEVQPNKRPVSCKSPTIIFKDGEPILTLGSPGGPTIISSVVQTIINVLDLKMDLKAAIEEPRIFTPMGPHIEWEAGMDMTSKGHLEAMGFAFNEVPHSIGNVQAIQINPDGSNYGAADSSREGCAMGLDETDYKS, from the coding sequence TTGGAAAACAACAATGAAAACACTAAAGATAAGGATTACAAGAGGGAAACCGCCACAGGGAAGGCCGGAATGGTCGTTACCGCTCATCCCGTAGCCACTTCCATCGGGGAAAAAATATTACGTGAAGGTGGAAATGCAGTCGATGCGGCGGTCGCCATCCAATTTGCCCTAAATATTGTAGAACCCATGATGACTGGTATCGGCGGCAGTGGTTTCCTTATGGTATATAACGCTAAAGATAAGGATACAAAAATATTCGATGGCCATGTAAGGGCACCTAAAGCCGCCCATCCAGACATGTTTCTAAATGAAAAAGGGGAAGTCATCCCATTTAAAGAACGTTCGATCAAGGCTACAGCAGTTGGCGTTCCTGGAATACTGAAAGCTATGGATAAAGCACTCAACGAATATGGAAGTAAGCCATTAGCTGACCTCATCGAGCCCTCCATTGAATTCGCAGAAAAGGGGGTTCCCGTCAATTGGGTTCTTTGCGATGCCCTTAAAAACTTTGAATACCGATTGGGCGAGGAAGCCCGTAAGTTCTTTATGCCAAACGGAAAACCATATCAAGATGGCGATTTACTGATAAAAGAAAAATTGGCGAATACCTACCGGATATTACAACGAGAAGGGATTTCCGCTTTTTATGAGGGTGAAATCGGAGAGGGCATCATTTCCTGTATCCAGGAACTTGGAGGGTTCATGGAACTTTCTGATTTAAAGGACTATGAAGCGACCATTGATGAACCAATGTATGGGACTTATAAGGATTATCGAATTGCATCATCCATGGCCCCTAGTGCGGGCGGATTCACGGTCATCCAAATCCTAAAAATATTGGAGAGCTTCCAGATCGAACAATATGACGTCCGTTCTTGGGAAAAATATTACTTAATTGCAGAAGCGATGCGCCTGTCATTTACAGACAAAAAGGCATTTCTTGCTGATCCCGAATTTGCCGAATTGCCATTGGCGGGTCTAATGCATGATGAATATATAGCTAAACGCCGCTCGTTCATTAATTTCAAAGCAAGGAATAATGCCATTGACTTCGGAAACCCTTGGATATATGATTCCGTGAAAGAAAGGGAAATCATTCCACAACCAAATGACGAAGATATCAGTGAAACGACACATTTCACTGTCCGTGACAGATGGGGGAATATCGCAGCATGCACTTCTACAGTGGAGCATCCATTCGGTTCGGGCATCATGGTTTCCGACTATGGTTTCATGCTGAATAACGAACTGACTGATTTCGATTCCATTCCAGGGGGCATGAATGAAGTGCAGCCCAATAAACGCCCTGTCAGTTGTAAAAGCCCGACCATCATCTTTAAAGACGGCGAGCCGATCTTGACGCTGGGATCCCCAGGAGGACCAACCATCATCAGTTCTGTCGTTCAAACAATCATCAATGTACTCGATTTAAAAATGGACTTGAAAGCAGCCATTGAAGAACCTAGAATTTTCACTCCAATGGGCCCTCATATTGAATGGGAAGCAGGGATGGATATGACCAGCAAAGGTCACTTGGAAGCAATGGGCTTTGCGTTTAATGAAGTTCCCCACTCTATTGGGAATGTCCAAGCCATTCAAATTAACCCTGATGGCTCGAATTATGGTGCTGCAGATTCAAGCCGGGAAGGCTGTGCCATGGGTCTGGACGAGACAGATTATAAATCCTGA
- a CDS encoding glutathione peroxidase, whose protein sequence is MSIYEFEVNKINGETISLEEYRGKVMIIVNTASKCGFSPQYDDLQSLYVQYKEDGLAVLGFPCNQFLNQEPGDDLEIDSYCKLNHGVTFPMFAKVNVNGKEAHPLFSYLTENAPGVMGSKSIKWNFTKFLIDRDGNIVSRYAPKTKPLEIEEDLKKLL, encoded by the coding sequence ATGTCCATTTACGAATTTGAAGTCAATAAAATCAATGGAGAAACCATCTCGCTTGAGGAATATAGAGGGAAAGTGATGATTATAGTGAATACCGCAAGCAAATGCGGTTTTTCGCCACAGTATGATGATTTGCAAAGCCTGTATGTACAATATAAAGAAGATGGGTTGGCAGTGCTTGGTTTTCCATGTAATCAGTTTTTGAATCAGGAGCCTGGAGATGATCTGGAAATCGATTCTTATTGTAAGTTGAATCATGGTGTAACATTCCCGATGTTTGCAAAAGTGAATGTCAATGGCAAGGAGGCCCATCCTTTATTCAGCTATCTGACTGAAAATGCTCCTGGAGTGATGGGGTCTAAATCGATAAAATGGAATTTTACAAAGTTCTTGATTGACCGTGATGGAAATATCGTAAGTCGGTATGCCCCTAAAACAAAACCACTGGAAATCGAAGAGGATTTAAAAAAATTATTATGA
- a CDS encoding BrxA/BrxB family bacilliredoxin: MSMAYDEYMKQMVKPMRAELVQAGFEELESAEAVENFMGSVEGTTLVVVNSVCGCAAGLARPAATQAVLQADNKPDHLVTVFAGQDKEATAKMREYFNGIEPSSPSMALLKGKEVLHFIPRHDIEGQPMEAIMENLLAAFSQVNK; the protein is encoded by the coding sequence ATGTCGATGGCATATGATGAATATATGAAACAAATGGTGAAGCCAATGCGTGCGGAACTGGTGCAAGCAGGTTTTGAGGAGTTGGAATCCGCTGAAGCGGTTGAAAACTTTATGGGTTCAGTAGAAGGTACGACACTTGTCGTCGTAAATTCAGTTTGTGGCTGTGCTGCCGGGTTAGCCCGTCCAGCAGCTACCCAAGCCGTACTCCAAGCAGACAATAAGCCTGATCATCTGGTAACAGTATTTGCCGGGCAAGATAAGGAAGCTACAGCTAAAATGCGGGAATACTTCAATGGAATCGAACCTTCTTCACCATCCATGGCTCTCTTAAAGGGCAAAGAGGTTTTACATTTCATTCCTCGCCATGATATAGAGGGACAGCCAATGGAAGCTATTATGGAAAATTTATTGGCAGCATTCAGTCAAGTAAATAAGTGA